One genomic region from uncultured Cohaesibacter sp. encodes:
- the trmD gene encoding tRNA (guanosine(37)-N1)-methyltransferase TrmD, giving the protein MSEANPFEQDEPEGLVTPWRASVLTLYPDMFPGPLGTSLAGRALENEIWSLEAVHIRDFAEGKHRNVDDTPAGGGAGMVLRPDVVSRAIDHVTGEGDTRPRILLSPRGKALTQEKVHQLKEAGGVILLCGRFEGVDQRVIDGRELEEISIGDYILSGGELGAMVLMDAVVRLLPGVMGKIASGEEESFESGLLEYPHYTRPTEWEGREIPEILTSGHHGKIAEWRQEKAIELTKERRPDLYETWLEKKES; this is encoded by the coding sequence ATGTCGGAAGCGAATCCATTTGAACAGGATGAGCCGGAAGGCTTGGTAACGCCTTGGCGTGCCAGTGTTCTGACCCTTTATCCCGATATGTTTCCCGGACCTCTGGGCACGTCTCTTGCCGGACGGGCGCTGGAGAATGAAATCTGGTCGCTGGAGGCGGTGCATATCCGCGACTTTGCCGAAGGCAAACATCGCAACGTGGATGACACGCCCGCTGGCGGCGGTGCCGGCATGGTGTTGCGACCTGATGTGGTTTCCCGCGCGATTGATCATGTAACGGGTGAGGGAGATACCCGCCCGCGTATTCTTTTGTCTCCCCGTGGCAAAGCCCTGACACAGGAAAAGGTTCACCAGCTTAAAGAGGCCGGGGGTGTAATTCTGCTTTGTGGTCGGTTTGAAGGGGTTGATCAGCGGGTGATTGACGGGCGCGAGCTGGAAGAGATTTCCATCGGCGACTATATCCTTTCCGGCGGCGAGTTGGGCGCGATGGTGCTGATGGATGCCGTTGTGCGTCTTCTGCCCGGTGTCATGGGCAAGATCGCTTCAGGAGAAGAGGAAAGCTTCGAGAGCGGTTTGCTGGAATATCCCCATTACACCCGCCCGACTGAATGGGAAGGACGGGAAATCCCCGAAATTCTAACCTCTGGCCATCATGGCAAGATTGCCGAATGGCGGCAGGAAAAGGCCATCGAGTTGACGAAAGAGCGCCGGCCTGATCTCTATGAAACTTGGCTAGAGAAGAAAGAGAGCTAA
- the rimM gene encoding ribosome maturation factor RimM (Essential for efficient processing of 16S rRNA): MAKGPTDPEGKVCIAQFGAAHGIRGEVRVKLFADDPDALFAYGPLETADGARKFEFVSARESKTVFVCRVKGLNNRNDVEALTGTRLYVDREQLPELEEEEFYHSDLIGLDARLEDGSSIGSIVAIHDFGAGDMLDVMPKRGKGYYIPFTREVVPEVKVSQGYVLVTPPEGLLDEPDEDEKAQEGEGVDFSKTPELLDGLKKE; the protein is encoded by the coding sequence TTGTATTGCCCAGTTTGGAGCTGCGCACGGAATACGAGGTGAGGTGCGGGTCAAGCTGTTTGCTGATGATCCCGATGCCTTGTTCGCCTATGGACCTCTGGAAACGGCGGACGGTGCGCGCAAGTTCGAATTTGTGTCAGCGCGAGAATCCAAGACCGTTTTTGTCTGCCGCGTGAAAGGGCTCAACAATCGTAATGATGTCGAGGCTCTCACCGGTACACGGCTCTATGTCGATCGAGAGCAGCTGCCCGAGCTTGAAGAGGAGGAATTCTATCATTCCGATCTCATCGGGCTGGATGCGCGGCTTGAAGATGGCTCTTCAATTGGCTCTATCGTGGCGATCCATGATTTTGGTGCGGGCGATATGCTCGATGTCATGCCCAAGCGTGGGAAAGGCTACTATATTCCTTTCACTCGGGAGGTTGTGCCCGAAGTGAAGGTCTCGCAAGGCTATGTTCTGGTCACGCCGCCTGAAGGCTTGCTGGACGAGCCGGACGAAGACGAGAAGGCGCAGGAAGGCGAGGGGGTCGATTTTTCCAAGACGCCTGAATTGCTGGATGGCCTCAAGAAAGAATAG
- a CDS encoding MBL fold metallo-hydrolase: MAEKNAKTSNYVNGRFQNPPGSPKGGATFGDFARFLYQQTFKTKAPEVPDWHVLDHGETEAQLSSASNPSVTWLGHASFLIRTGGKILLTDPFLEERAGKMGLGPKRFVPAALGVEQLPKVDILLMSHNHYDHLDEKTIDAYPYKEETQVIVPLGLGSFFTRRGYKKVVEQDWWDEWMMPGLSIKTLPAVHFSGRGLFDRKKTLWASFAIETPDGKIWFSGDTAAGEIFQDVGEKAGPFDYAIVGIGAYEPPSIMVEVHATPEEAISIARAVGAKKAIGMHWGTIMLTPEDPFEAPVRFRQAAIDQGFGEENALILKIGETRSL, translated from the coding sequence ATGGCAGAAAAGAACGCAAAAACATCCAATTATGTGAATGGCAGATTTCAAAATCCGCCGGGAAGCCCCAAAGGTGGTGCGACATTTGGCGATTTTGCCCGTTTCCTGTATCAGCAGACTTTCAAGACCAAGGCGCCGGAGGTGCCTGATTGGCATGTGTTGGACCATGGCGAGACGGAAGCGCAGCTTTCATCGGCCAGCAATCCCAGCGTAACATGGTTGGGCCATGCGTCCTTTCTCATTAGAACCGGTGGCAAAATTCTCCTCACCGATCCTTTTTTGGAGGAGAGGGCTGGCAAAATGGGACTGGGTCCGAAGCGGTTCGTGCCGGCAGCCCTGGGCGTGGAGCAATTGCCCAAGGTCGATATTCTGCTGATGAGCCACAATCATTATGATCATCTGGATGAAAAGACTATCGATGCCTATCCTTATAAAGAGGAGACGCAGGTGATCGTTCCGCTCGGACTGGGCTCGTTTTTCACCCGTCGTGGTTATAAAAAAGTGGTCGAGCAGGACTGGTGGGATGAATGGATGATGCCGGGCTTGTCGATCAAGACGCTGCCAGCCGTGCATTTTTCCGGTCGCGGCTTGTTTGATCGCAAGAAGACCCTGTGGGCGAGCTTCGCAATTGAAACACCCGATGGGAAAATCTGGTTTTCCGGTGATACGGCTGCCGGAGAGATTTTCCAAGATGTGGGAGAGAAGGCCGGGCCGTTTGACTATGCTATTGTTGGCATTGGCGCTTATGAACCGCCTTCCATCATGGTAGAGGTGCATGCAACGCCGGAAGAGGCCATCTCTATTGCTCGTGCGGTGGGGGCCAAAAAGGCCATCGGTATGCATTGGGGCACGATCATGCTAACGCCAGAGGATCCGTTCGAGGCGCCGGTTCGCTTTCGTCAAGCCGCGATCGATCAGGGCTTTGGCGAGGAAAATGCCTTGATCCTGAAGATCGGTGAAACCCGCTCTCTGTAA
- the rplS gene encoding 50S ribosomal protein L19: protein MNIIEELEKEQMAEIAAKREIPEFSVGDTVRVNVRVTEGTRTRVQAYEGVCIARTGGGLNESFTVRKISYGEGVERVFPVFSPMLEGVEVVRRGKVRRAKLYYLRGRRGKSARIVEATNARARKLNDVAKAKVAEARAAKKAQAAAAKTEAE, encoded by the coding sequence ATGAATATCATTGAAGAGCTCGAAAAAGAGCAAATGGCCGAAATCGCTGCAAAACGCGAAATCCCGGAATTCTCCGTTGGCGACACTGTTCGCGTAAACGTGCGCGTGACCGAAGGTACCCGTACCCGTGTGCAGGCCTATGAAGGCGTTTGCATCGCTCGTACCGGTGGCGGCCTGAACGAAAGCTTCACTGTTCGCAAGATTTCTTACGGCGAAGGTGTTGAGCGCGTATTTCCGGTTTTCAGCCCGATGCTTGAAGGCGTTGAAGTTGTTCGCCGCGGTAAAGTCCGTCGTGCGAAGCTCTACTATCTACGCGGCCGTCGCGGTAAGTCTGCTCGTATCGTTGAAGCAACCAATGCTCGCGCTCGCAAGCTGAACGATGTTGCCAAGGCAAAGGTTGCCGAAGCGCGTGCTGCCAAGAAAGCACAAGCTGCTGCAGCCAAGACTGAGGCTGAATAA